GCCGTCCGGCCGCTCGATCACGTTCACCACGGTCGTGTACGCGAACACCGCCGCGATGGCCGCGAAGCCGACCGTGCGCTTGCGCTGCCCGGCCTTCCGCGCCGACAGCGTCACCGCGACCGAGGCCGAGGTGATGAGCACGAGCACGCCCGTCGCGTAGGCGCCGGCCTGCTGGTCGACGTCGGCCTGGAAGACGATCGTCACGAGCACGGCGATGGCCGTGAACACGAGCACGAGCGGGCGCACCGCCGCGGCCCAGTGCGGCGCCATGCCGTAGCGCGGGAGGTAGCGCGGCACGATGTTGAGGAGCCCGGCCATCGCGGAGGCGCCCGCGAACCAGAGGATGCAGATCGTGCTGATGTCGTAGAGGGTGCCGAAGCCGTCGCCGAGGAAGTCGTGCGCGAGGTACGCGAGCGCGCGGCCGCTCGCCTTGCCGCCCTCCTGGAACTCGGCCTGCGGGATCAGCAGGGTCGTCACGAAGCTCGACGTGATGAGGAACGCGCTCATGATGAGCGCCGCCGTCGCGAGCAGGCGCTTCGTGCCGTGGATCCGCATGCGCGGCACCCCGTCGGCGTCGTCCTCGCCGCGCACCTGCGGCATCACGGCCACGCCCGTCTCGAAGCCGGAGAGGCCGAGCGCGAGCTTCGGGAACACGATGAGCGCGATGCCCACCATCACGAGCGGGTTGCCGTGCTGCGCCGTGAGCGCGAGCCACCAGTCGTCGATGACCTGCAGATTCCCGGCGACGTGGAAGAGGGAGACGACGATCACGACCGCGTTGAGCGCGAGGAACACGGTCACGAGCACGACCGCGATCGAGATGGCCTCCTTGAAGCCGCGGAGGAACACGAACGCGAGCGCGGCCAGCAGCACGAGGGTGAGCAGCACCTCGTTGCCCTGGAACCAGTCGGGCGCGAAGGGGTTCTCGACGGCGTGCGCGGTCGCGTCCGCAGCCGACAGCGTGATGGTGATGAGGAAGTCCGTCGCCGCGAACCCGAGCAGCACGAGCACGAAGAGCTTCCCGCCCCACCAGGGGAGGAGGCGCTCGAGCATGGCGATGGATCCCTCGCCGCGCGGGCTCTCGCGCGCCACCCGCCGGTACACGGGCAGGGCGCCGAGGAGCGTCAGGAGGATGAGGACGAGCGTCGCGAGCGGCGACAGCAGGCCCGCCGCGACGGCCGCGATGGCCGGCTGGTAGCCCAGCGTGGAGAAGTAGTCGACGCCCGTGAGGCACATGACGCGCCACCAGGAGTGCGTCCTGCCGACGGTCTCGGCGTGCGGGCCGGGGTGCGCGCCGGATGCGCCGGGCAGGCCGTCGAGGAGCCACGCGGTGATGCCCGCGCGGGCTCGGCGCTGCTCGGGCGCGCGCAGCAGCTTCGGCGCGCTCACGACCGGGCCGCCGAGGTGGCGGAGCGGAGCGGGGACGTCATCTGACCGTGGTCCGGGCAGTGCACGGGGATCCTCCTGAGGCGGCGCCGGGACCCCGTCTCGCGGATGCGACGGTCGGGCCCGGCAGCATCGTCGGCTCATCGTGCCACCTCCGGTCGGGAGCGGGGTGCGCGTGCAGGGTGCGGTCATGCCGGCGGGCGTCCACGGACACCCCAGTACAGGGGCGATCGGCGCGTGAGATCCGCATGCTTCCGGGCGACGGCGGCGCACGTGCTACTCGGGGCAGGCGAACGTCATCCTCGGGGAGGAGGGGCCGATCCATACAGTCTGCGGTGGGGAGCTGATCCTCCCCACCGCGTCGCCGAGGCCCTGGGACGCGTCCCCTCTCCCGCGCGTCCGCGGCACAGCCATGGTGCGGACACGCGGTCCTGCACACCTTGGAGATGCCATGACCCGCACCACCACGACCGCCGTTCGCGGCCGGTCCTTCCGCCGCGCAGCGGTGGGCGCCTGCCTCTCGGCGTCGCTCGTCCTGCTGCCCCTCGCAATGGCGCCCGCCGCCCACGCCGAGACCGCGGCCGCCGCCGAGACCGAGGCCGTCCCCCAGGGGGCAGCTCCCGCCGAGGACGCGACCGCCGCGCCCGCCGCGCCCGCCGCCCCCGCCGAGGGATCGGCGCCCCTCGCCGACGCCCCGGTCGAGGTCAGCCCCACCCCCGTGCCCGCGCCCACCGCCGCGCCGGACCTCGCGGCCACGCCGGCCCCTTCCGCCGCGGCCGACGCATCCGCCCCCGCCGCGGCGGCCCCCGCCGCGGACGCCCCCGCCGTCGACCTGCCCTTCACCTGGACCGGGCCCGACCTCGGATCGCCCCTCACCATCTCGAAGGACGTGCCCTTCACCGGCACCGGGCACCCGGGCAGCCTCGTCTCGGCCTCGTACACCAACGCCGACGGCCAGCTCGCGATCGCGGGCTACGGCTTCGTGGCGGCCGACGGCGCGTGGTCGTTCTCGGCCGGCTTCGGCGACCTGACGGAGGGCGCCAGGACCGCCCGCGTCGAGGTCACGCAGGTGCTGCTCGAGACCGAGGAGCCCGTGACGGAGTCGCTCGCGCGCACCATCCGCTTCGCCGAGGCCCCCGTCGGGCCGTTCGTGCGCGGCGAGATGGGCTTCACCCTCGAGCGGACCACGCTCAGCATCTCCGAGGCCAGGGACAAGCGGATCGGCATCCGCCCCGCCGCGACGGGCTTCCTCCGGTACGAGTCCGTCGAGGTGACCATCCAGGACGAGGACGGGCAGTTCGTCGGCATCAGGATCGACAGCGTCGCCGGCATCGACCCCGGCATCCCCGTCGACGAGCGCATGAGCACCCGCTCGCTCGACGACCGC
This is a stretch of genomic DNA from Clavibacter zhangzhiyongii. It encodes these proteins:
- a CDS encoding LPXTG cell wall anchor domain-containing protein encodes the protein MTRTTTTAVRGRSFRRAAVGACLSASLVLLPLAMAPAAHAETAAAAETEAVPQGAAPAEDATAAPAAPAAPAEGSAPLADAPVEVSPTPVPAPTAAPDLAATPAPSAAADASAPAAAAPAADAPAVDLPFTWTGPDLGSPLTISKDVPFTGTGHPGSLVSASYTNADGQLAIAGYGFVAADGAWSFSAGFGDLTEGARTARVEVTQVLLETEEPVTESLARTIRFAEAPVGPFVRGEMGFTLERTTLSISEARDKRIGIRPAATGFLRYESVEVTIQDEDGQFVGIRIDSVAGIDPGIPVDERMSTRSLDDRVRADEDGTYRQDLSLYGPLQPGKYFFVVRGLESGMAQGIDFFLTEDEAGSPADPAVPSLPGTPVPVPSAPAIVPAGTAPKPIAKPSAHGDQLPVTGADGTAALGLGTLGAVLALVGAGALVARRRLRSAE
- a CDS encoding amino acid transporter, which translates into the protein MSAPKLLRAPEQRRARAGITAWLLDGLPGASGAHPGPHAETVGRTHSWWRVMCLTGVDYFSTLGYQPAIAAVAAGLLSPLATLVLILLTLLGALPVYRRVARESPRGEGSIAMLERLLPWWGGKLFVLVLLGFAATDFLITITLSAADATAHAVENPFAPDWFQGNEVLLTLVLLAALAFVFLRGFKEAISIAVVLVTVFLALNAVVIVVSLFHVAGNLQVIDDWWLALTAQHGNPLVMVGIALIVFPKLALGLSGFETGVAVMPQVRGEDDADGVPRMRIHGTKRLLATAALIMSAFLITSSFVTTLLIPQAEFQEGGKASGRALAYLAHDFLGDGFGTLYDISTICILWFAGASAMAGLLNIVPRYLPRYGMAPHWAAAVRPLVLVFTAIAVLVTIVFQADVDQQAGAYATGVLVLITSASVAVTLSARKAGQRKRTVGFAAIAAVFAYTTVVNVIERPDGVRIAALFILGILVVSIVSRVQRSFQLRATSLTMDERARAFVVEDAEDYGAVSIIAHEPDEPDEALTEEERIAEYRRKASDERRDSGIPARAPVIFLEVTPGDSSEFEEDLVVRGSVRCGFRVLQVTSGNVPNTIAAVLLAVRDLTGVKPGVYFEWTEGSPVGNLLRFLVTGTGEVAPVTREVLRRAEPVRARRPDVHVS